In one Arachis duranensis cultivar V14167 chromosome 9, aradu.V14167.gnm2.J7QH, whole genome shotgun sequence genomic region, the following are encoded:
- the LOC107464811 gene encoding RING-H2 finger protein ATL51, whose protein sequence is MGSLGDPRSWISYMNSKDCSLEWCHKHKLYPPPSTAPPNSRPKFSPLIIAMAGILATAFILASYYYSRRRENSNDDDDDSVHEAETWWHQYYVSTSTTTRIGGDLDEDALKWMAVWKYKSGKSRADSCCVCLNEFEEGDSVRALPNCTHAFHPLCIQTWLKSHSTCPLCRRATAP, encoded by the coding sequence ATGGGTTCTCTGGGAGATCCAAGAAGTTGGATTTCATATATGAACAGCAAAGATTGTTCATTAGAGTGGTGTCACAAACATAAATTGTATCCTCCACCGTCAACAGCACCACCTAATTCAAGGCCAAAATTTTCCCCTCTTATAATTGCCATGGCGGGGATCTTGGCCACCGCTTTTATTCTTGCAAGTTACTACTATAGCCGCCGCAGAGAGAACTCCAACGATGACGATGACGATTCAGTCCATGAAGCCGAAACTTGGTGGCATCAATACTACGTCTCAACAAGCACCACAACCAGAATTGGCGGCGACTTAGATGAGGATGCGTTAAAGTGGATGGCAGTGTGGAAGTACAAGAGTGGTAAAAGCAGAGCCGATAGCTGTTGTGTTTGTTTGAATGAATTTGAAGAGGGAGACAGTGTTAGGGCTTTGCCGAACTGCACCCATGCTTTTCATCCTCTTTGCATTCAGACATGGCTCAAATCTCACTCCACCTGCCCTCTTTGTCGTCGTGCCACTGCCCCCTAG
- the LOC107464812 gene encoding ubiquitin carboxyl-terminal hydrolase 23 produces MVNLLESMHKCCLPSGVPSESPSAYEKSFVHKIFGGHLRSQVKCQQCSFCSNKFDPFLDLSLKIFKAESLQKALANFTAAEWSDGGERQYNCQRCKQKVRALKQLTVHKALYVLTIHLKRFHAHNPGQKIKKKVRFDCALDLKPFVSGSYNSTRDSFDKWLQQHQIKVPPRKIRDILK; encoded by the exons ATGGTCAACTTACTTGAGTCAATGCATAAATGCTGCCTGCCTTCTGGTGTACCAAGTGAATCACCTAGTGCTTATGAGAAAAGTTTTGTTCATAAAATATTTGGTGGTCATCTGCGAAGTCAG GTGAAATGTCAGCAGTGTTCCTTTTGCTCCAACAAGTTTGATCCATTCTTAGATCTAAGCCTCAAAATTTTCAAGGCAGAATCATTGCAGAAAGCACTTGCAAATTTCACTGCTGCAGAATGGTCGGATGGAGGGGAAAGGCAATACAATTGTCAAAGATGCAAGCAGAAAGTTAGGGCTCTAAAACAGCTTACGGTTCATAAGGCACTTTATGTGCTAACTATTCACTTAAAGCGGTTCCATGCGCACAATCCTGGACAGAAGATTAAAAAGAAGGTTCGGTTTGACTGTGCTCTGGACCTAAAACCTTTTGTCAGCGGCTCATAT AACTCAACTAGGGATTCTTTTGACAAATGGCTGCAGCAGCACCAAATAAAAGTACCGCCAAGAAAGATTCGAGATATCCTGAAATAG